The proteins below are encoded in one region of Lytechinus pictus isolate F3 Inbred chromosome 11, Lp3.0, whole genome shotgun sequence:
- the LOC129270993 gene encoding Golgi-associated kinase 1B-like, with protein MMRHVLRFLGLHQCPWRRCTTVLSILLVVNTAFHWTLVDDVHSRSRQPGQRSSISMSNDGGGLPFRERVISINKWYDEMKGGKADGRGIDFDDVETKYGGKKEENHEDNLITYITRKPSNRRPLGELHLSTNRNVAESHLTRTKLQRVEEDAQENHRLVSDSLGSPRNGSDIVRKVEISRKEIESIRERVQTRRREIRNKSMAENVENKLAFLRKSAVRPRSTSAKNSNQTKDQVVKLIEMIKAATDCNVVEVYSNEKIRFYSQPRWLHASDIDDMNFLAGSWVLSRRFHRQLETPLSVNRLVLASNDEIERLVGNYERKEEKFDTEMECHQSQRTLVCQAAWCSIDLSLVVAFHLDRVIGLNVTPPTVGRELPLGTRPPPALQHVKQSNTTQGSNFVLDVDLPVRVVALIVTSSRKLHSGPAAERGAAEHDRFLTRKATERKLEVSPDLSEKLFIFCYILKISNCSTEIWTTYLNSLRPSYPSIFNESINGYCDTNISSPVSVFHLSMIPDRKDNILLKRFKRISPENMELLQAGRLRQRLLQSLFLDRVFWSEAGGRHGIEIILDIIDGRVKELFEWLSRFSNARKKKRKI; from the exons ATGATGCGCCACGTGCTTCGATTCCTGGGCCTTCATCAATGCCCATGGCGCCGATGTACCACAGTCCTCAGCATCCTCCTCGTCGTCAACACTGCCTTCCATTGGACCCTGGTCGATGATGTCCACTCCCGATCACGTCAACCGGGTCAACGGAGCTCGATCTCGATGTCGAATGACGGCGGCGGGTTGCCGTTTCGAGAGCGAGTGATCAGCATCAATAAATGGTACGACGAAATGAAGGGTGGAAAGGCAGACGGCAGAGGCATCGACTTCGATGACGTCGAGACCAAATATggtggaaagaaagaagaaaatcatgAGGACAACCTAATAACGTACATAACGAGGAAACCTTCAAACAGACGTCCTCTGGGGGAGTTGCATTTATCTACAAACCGGAATGTTGCCGAGTCTCATCTAACTCGGACAAAATTACAAAGGGTTGAAGAAGATGCACAGGAAAACCATCGGCTGGTTTCGGATTCGCTCGGAAGTCCTCGGAATGGGAGTGATATTGTTAGAAAAGTGGAAATAAGTCGAAAGGAAATTGAAAGCATAAGGGAAAGGGTTCAGACACGACGGAGGGAGATTAGAAATAAGAGCATGGCGGAAAATGTTGAAAACAAGCTCGCGTTTTTGCGAAAATCTGCGGTAAGACCCCGGTCGACGTCAGCAAAAAATAGCAATCAAACTAAAGATCAGGTTGTGAAACTGATAGAGATGATTAAGGCTGCAACGGATTGCAATGTTGTAGAAGTTTATTCCAACGAAAAGATTCGCTTCTACAGCCAACCAAGGTGGCTCCACGCAAGTGACATAGATGATATGAACTTTTTGGCGGGCTCTTGGGTATTAAGCAGACGATTTCATCGACAGCTCGAGACACCGCTATCGGTTAATCGTCTTGTACTCGCCTCGAATGACGAAATCGAACGTCTGGTGGGTAATTACGAAcgaaaagaagagaaatttgaCACCGAAATGGAATGCCATCAATCGCAGCGTACATTGGTTTGTCAAGCAGCGTGGTGTTCGATTGATTTAAGCCTGGTGGTGGCATTTCATTTGGACCGGGTAATTGGTTTGAACGTTACTCCCCCGACAGTTGGCCGGGAGCTGCCGCTTGGGACACGGCCCCCTCCCGCGTTGCAACATGTCAAGCAATCGAACACGACGCAGGGCTCCAACTTTGTACTCGACGTTGACCTTCCTGTCCGGGTTGTCGCactcattgtgacgtcatcgaGGAAGTTACATTCGGGACCTGCTGCTGAGCGAGGGGCCGCCGAACATGACCGCTTTTTGACGAGGAAGGCGACTGAACGCAAATTGGAAGTTTCACCCGATCTGTCTGAAAAGCTGTTTATCTTCTGTTACATTTTAAAG ATATCAAATTGCAGCACGGAAATCTGGACAACCTATCTCAACTCGCTGCGTCCCTCATACCCATCAATCTTCAACGAATCGATCAACGGCTATTGCGATACCAATATATCATCACCAGTCAGCGTGTTTCATTTATCAATGATTCCAGATCGAAAAGACAATATTCTGCTAAAGAGATTCAAAAG AATATCACCAGAAAACATGGAGCTCCTCCAAGCTGGTCGACTACGACAGCGACTCCTTCAGTCTTTATTCCTCGATCGCGTCTTCTGGTCCGAGGCCGGTGGTCGTCACGGCATCGAGATCATTCTTGACATCATCGACGGACGCGTCAAGGAACTCTTCGAATGGCTTTCACGGTTTTCAAACGCGAGAAAGAAGAAACGGAAAATATGA